The DNA segment TGGTCCGTTGCGCCGGTTGCTGCGGAGACGAGAACCTTGAGTGCCACCCCACGCAAACCTCTAACGTCACTATGCAAGTATGTTCTAGAACAATAATAGTGAAGTGGACTATCTCAGCCAGTGGTCACTGATAGGGTCAACAACAaagtaaatacactgtatgtatatgcacatgtatgtactgtaaatacactgtatttacTGAACTGCATTTCATGCAGTACGATAACTTCTCTATTTAAACTTGttataatgatataaatgatttattattgtcCAATGTCTccaagtaactttttttttaatttcggGTAGGCTTCCACTAGTAGAAAATTCTAACTAGTCccaaatagacaaataaatgcattctgAGGAATGAATGTCTAAGAAATGAAAAACTGCTGACATGCTGATCGTGCAGTAATTGCAGGCAAACGTTTAAAAACCCAGCGCAGATCAAAGGAGATCGTGCTCTGGAGAGCTGCACATGAACAGTTTATTTTGAGCAAAATAGGAGCGTTTAACAGTTTTTGTGTGCTCACAGACCAGGTTGTGGAGTAGAGTGCAGATGCTGTGTAGTAACAAGTAACAAGTTAGTTTGTGTGCTAATGTGCTGGTCACATATTtgatattatattgtattaaacaGTAGCATCACTCTTGTAGTAATAGTGTAATTCTCTGTGTGCAAGACATCATATTTGTGATAGTGTGACAATGTTTGTCCTGTGTTTACCTGATTGATCATTTTGATATATGGACAGATTGGACAGATTGTTGCAAACTAGATCAGGCTTTAAATTAGAAAATCATATATAGAAATGGGTTTTATAATTATGTATTGTATTTGGTTCATTGTAATTTTATACTAGGAAATACTAGGTCAATTTGACTATATTCAATGTGTTTCTTTGTAGggaattaccgtatttttcggactataagccgctacttttttcccacgttttataccccgcggcttaaacaacgaagcggcttatttataaatttttccctgggtttttcccggtttcacaaacttcaagccaaaaaactgaaccccataacattagaccaatgaaattccgaacggaaacgaaaaaacgcaccttacctgcgttctgagctgcacagcatcgggggaaaaaactttttttttttacgcacgatgatgccaaaagataaactcccgagagaaattgttgtaagaggaaggaggaagacagtgaacaatgactttcttggtaggctactgtttagatacaagccgttgtaacgcttTGAGTCTTTGTCAAgagatagctcgctaactccagttgcagcAGAaatcacagacaggtttccaaaactcatgcttttttatttttcttggcaacagcgttacgggttagtcaaagaaacttagaaatgagcatcagaaaataataaggacatagtccttggtcttgcacacatgcagtaataccggaaaaatgtggcgacaggctattcccaaaatgccgctctgctcttaaaggagccacaacatatttcaccccttacactgtgtaacagacactgtctttcgttaaagcctgtgtaaagttcattagtttcaatgtagaccccttatagacaggtgcggtgtAAATGACAGgtgtaaaaatctttgtcaaattcagtgggtgcggcttatatatgggtgcgcttaatagtacGGAGATTACGGTACTACATTTtgcaacataaaaaagaaaataactgtaaaatatttgtatgcaGTTATTAAAGCTGAAGCCATCCGAGCAGGGACAGGAGTATGTGGAGATGACTTTCGTGGAGCATAAAAGCTGTGAATGTAGGTAAGGACAAAATAACAATTCACTCtggtttgttctgttttctttattcatgTGCTCTCTATTTCTAACCATGTACTTATATTATAACTCTGAAAAATGCGACACGAATATCAGCTGAGAAGCAAACACTAGTAACTAACTGTGTCTCTGTTCTTATGTGGTGTGATGATCAGAGTAAGAAAGCGTACACCAAAGCATGACAGGTAACTTTTTTACCAACACTTCATCATGAGTAGTAATCATTGCATTGTCATGATTGATTTCAAAATCAGagtttttcatctttttattgTTGTAGGTGGAAGCCAagaggaaggggaaaaaaaaggaaacaaagagTAAAAGACTGTGATGGGTACAGAACGACTTAAATACAAATTGTTTCTATTGATGGAAACAGATatgataa comes from the Silurus meridionalis isolate SWU-2019-XX chromosome 8, ASM1480568v1, whole genome shotgun sequence genome and includes:
- the pgfb gene encoding placenta growth factor isoform X1 gives rise to the protein MSVLASLVQLVAAAVLTLPLIQCFHSDTTNSTSKVILFQEVWGRSFCRTIETLVEVVQEYPGEVEHMYSPSCVPLVRCAGCCGDENLECHPTQTSNVTMQLLKLKPSEQGQEYVEMTFVEHKSCECRVRKRTPKHDRWKPRGRGKKRKQRVKDCDGCQPPRR
- the pgfb gene encoding placenta growth factor isoform X2: MSVLASLVQLVAAAVLTLPLIQCFHSDTTNSTSKVILFQEVWGRSFCRTIETLVEVVQEYPGEVEHMYSPSCVPLVRCAGCCGDENLECHPTQTSNVTMQLLKLKPSEQGQEYVEMTFVEHKSCECRVRKRTPKHDRVFHLFIVVGGSQEEGEKKGNKE